The following proteins are encoded in a genomic region of Oceaniferula marina:
- a CDS encoding GlsB/YeaQ/YmgE family stress response membrane protein, translating into MIGWILLGLIAGALAKWIMPGNDPGGFFVTVLIGIAGAFVGGWIGKILDFLPASNPGGMIPGVGSILTATLGAVVLLFLYRKMKS; encoded by the coding sequence ATGATTGGATGGATATTATTGGGCTTGATTGCCGGAGCCTTGGCGAAGTGGATTATGCCGGGGAATGATCCGGGTGGTTTTTTTGTTACCGTGTTGATCGGTATCGCCGGGGCTTTTGTCGGTGGCTGGATTGGAAAGATTCTGGACTTTTTGCCTGCAAGCAACCCCGGTGGTATGATTCCCGGCGTGGGTAGTATTCTGACCGCTACCCTCGGTGCCGTGGTTCTTCTCTTCCTCTATCGCAAGATGAAGAGTTGA
- a CDS encoding A/G-specific adenine glycosylase, with amino-acid sequence MPTPKHGTKPEPSKHPLRNKRAFQNALIRWFETHGKDYPWRQTTDPWAILVSEIMLQQTQVSTVLGNQENHARGGHFARFIALYPCPRAMAEASEQEILKAWEGLGYYRRARNLHAAARAITHEYNGVFPLSHDLILALPGIGPYTAGAVSSFAYNDAQAIVDANVARVFSRLFDFQERIDTGRGQKQLWQWARELVSNSNPRAYNSALMELGQTHCSNRSPDCMLCPVRHFCQSSKPESLPVKKAATKATRTTEHALFCQDAHSRILLSKEPEGKRREGMWHLPRRQQSDTQDLPVTLSTKYTITRYQVTLHIHRCHPDAVTLESHDQWHTIETLENLPMPSPDRRALEHLIQEAQA; translated from the coding sequence ATGCCCACACCAAAACACGGCACCAAACCAGAGCCAAGCAAACACCCCTTGCGTAACAAGCGGGCATTTCAAAACGCCCTGATCCGCTGGTTTGAGACGCATGGTAAAGACTACCCCTGGCGCCAAACCACGGACCCCTGGGCCATCCTCGTTTCCGAGATCATGCTCCAGCAAACCCAGGTCAGCACGGTGCTCGGAAATCAGGAGAACCATGCCCGCGGTGGGCACTTTGCCCGTTTTATCGCCCTCTACCCATGCCCTCGCGCCATGGCCGAAGCCTCGGAACAGGAAATTCTGAAAGCCTGGGAAGGGCTGGGCTATTATCGGCGGGCCCGAAACCTCCACGCCGCAGCCCGAGCCATCACCCATGAGTACAATGGGGTGTTCCCACTCAGCCACGATCTCATCCTCGCACTCCCCGGCATTGGCCCCTACACCGCAGGTGCCGTCAGCTCGTTTGCCTACAATGATGCCCAAGCCATCGTTGATGCCAATGTCGCCCGGGTTTTCTCCCGGCTGTTTGATTTCCAAGAACGCATCGATACAGGACGCGGCCAAAAACAACTTTGGCAATGGGCACGGGAACTGGTTTCCAACTCCAACCCCAGAGCCTACAACTCCGCGCTGATGGAGCTCGGCCAGACCCATTGCTCAAACCGGTCTCCGGACTGCATGCTCTGCCCGGTCCGTCATTTCTGCCAAAGCAGCAAACCCGAATCCCTCCCAGTCAAAAAGGCAGCCACCAAGGCAACCCGCACCACCGAACACGCCCTGTTCTGCCAAGACGCCCATAGCCGCATTCTCCTCAGTAAGGAACCCGAAGGCAAACGAAGGGAAGGAATGTGGCACCTCCCCCGGCGCCAGCAAAGCGACACTCAGGATCTCCCCGTCACACTGAGCACCAAGTATACTATCACGCGCTATCAAGTGACCCTGCACATCCACCGCTGCCACCCGGACGCTGTGACGCTTGAAAGCCACGATCAATGGCACACAATCGAAACACTCGAGAACCTCCCGATGCCCAGCCCGGACCGACGAGCATTGGAACACCTGATCCAAGAAGCCCAAGCATAA
- the trpB gene encoding tryptophan synthase subunit beta, protein MKNSFTHNLPDNKGYFGEYGGSFIPPQLESIMAEISDAYDAIVQEESFLEELNDLYQHYVGRPSPIFHAKNLSAKHGAQIYLKREDLNHTGAHKINHCLGEALLAKKMGKTKLIAETGAGQHGVALATAAALVGMECDIYMGEVDIAKEHPNVVRMHILGAKVVPVTHGLKTLKEAVDAAFEAYLTDPVNQFYAIGSVVGPHPFPKMVRDFQSVVGNEARQQIQTMTGKLPDHLVACVGGGSNAMGLFSAFLDDESVAMHGVEPAGTDIEVTGKHAATISKGTPGVMHGFKSYMLQDEGGEPSAVYSVASGLDYPSVGPQHSYLKDIGRVQYATASDQQAIDAFFELSRTEGLIPAIESSHAVAHATVVAQNNPGSIILVNLSGRGDKDIDFVVDQYGKDYGIG, encoded by the coding sequence ATGAAAAACTCATTCACTCACAATCTCCCGGACAACAAAGGATACTTTGGAGAATATGGCGGCAGTTTCATCCCCCCCCAGCTGGAATCAATCATGGCTGAGATCTCGGACGCCTACGATGCCATCGTGCAAGAGGAATCATTCCTCGAGGAACTCAACGACCTCTATCAACACTACGTCGGCCGGCCAAGCCCGATTTTTCATGCCAAAAACCTCTCCGCCAAACACGGTGCGCAAATTTACCTCAAGCGGGAAGACCTCAACCACACCGGAGCCCACAAAATCAACCACTGCCTCGGCGAAGCCCTGCTGGCAAAAAAGATGGGTAAAACCAAACTGATCGCAGAAACCGGAGCTGGACAACACGGTGTTGCCCTGGCCACGGCGGCTGCCCTCGTCGGCATGGAATGCGATATCTACATGGGTGAAGTCGACATTGCCAAAGAGCACCCGAATGTCGTGCGCATGCATATCCTCGGAGCCAAGGTTGTCCCGGTAACCCACGGCCTCAAAACCTTGAAGGAAGCCGTGGATGCAGCGTTTGAGGCTTACCTCACCGACCCCGTCAACCAATTCTACGCCATCGGCTCGGTTGTCGGCCCCCACCCGTTCCCCAAAATGGTCCGCGATTTCCAATCCGTCGTCGGCAACGAAGCACGCCAACAAATCCAGACCATGACCGGAAAGCTTCCCGACCATCTGGTGGCTTGCGTCGGCGGAGGGTCTAATGCCATGGGCCTCTTTTCCGCTTTCCTCGATGATGAATCGGTTGCCATGCACGGCGTGGAGCCCGCAGGAACCGACATAGAAGTTACCGGAAAACATGCAGCCACCATCAGCAAGGGAACTCCCGGAGTGATGCATGGGTTTAAATCCTACATGCTCCAAGACGAAGGTGGTGAGCCTTCTGCGGTTTACTCGGTTGCCAGTGGTCTCGACTACCCGTCGGTCGGCCCCCAACACAGCTATCTCAAAGACATCGGACGCGTGCAATACGCAACGGCAAGCGACCAGCAAGCGATCGACGCCTTCTTTGAACTCTCTCGCACCGAAGGCCTGATCCCGGCCATTGAGTCCTCCCATGCCGTCGCCCATGCCACCGTGGTGGCTCAAAACAACCCGGGCAGCATCATTCTGGTCAACCTCTCAGGCCGCGGAGACAAGGACATCGACTTTGTCGTTGATCAATATGGCAAAGACTACGGGATTGGGTAG
- a CDS encoding sugar phosphate nucleotidyltransferase, with protein MAKTTGLGSSTLDSEPRLRDSHPVINKAFILGAGLGTRLRPLTEVCPKPLVPIWHEPMANHALRHCQNAGIDHFAINTHHLPEKWHETYPEDSFNGSSLQFFHEPTLLDTGGGLRNITHFIGSDPILVYNGDILTDIDIRRLIRQHEQSNNLATLALRSSGDNCNVNISGEQVTDMRNLLATTPGTHQFTGIYCINPGILDLIPEGEVVSIVPAFIELIQRQQLGAVVLDEGDWCDIGTPEAYRAVHQKLRNTHPDPIHPEAIIHPDATIDSCIIGPGAKIGAHARLQNCIVWPGVHVPSERSASDSILCH; from the coding sequence ATGGCAAAGACTACGGGATTGGGTAGCTCAACTCTTGACTCGGAGCCCCGGCTTCGGGACTCTCACCCCGTGATCAACAAAGCCTTTATTCTGGGAGCCGGACTAGGAACCCGGCTCCGCCCCCTCACCGAGGTTTGCCCTAAACCTTTGGTTCCTATCTGGCACGAACCGATGGCAAACCACGCCCTTCGGCATTGCCAGAACGCCGGCATCGATCACTTTGCCATTAATACCCACCACCTTCCGGAAAAATGGCACGAGACCTACCCGGAGGATTCCTTCAACGGCTCATCGCTCCAATTTTTCCACGAACCCACGCTCTTGGATACCGGAGGCGGACTACGCAACATTACCCACTTCATCGGCTCCGACCCCATCCTCGTTTACAATGGCGACATCCTCACCGATATCGATATCCGCAGATTGATCCGGCAGCATGAGCAATCCAACAACCTGGCCACACTCGCCCTCCGATCGTCAGGGGACAACTGCAACGTCAACATCTCCGGTGAACAGGTGACCGATATGCGCAACCTGCTCGCGACCACCCCAGGAACTCACCAGTTCACCGGCATCTACTGCATCAACCCCGGGATTCTCGATCTCATTCCAGAAGGTGAAGTCGTCTCGATTGTGCCTGCCTTTATCGAACTCATCCAGCGACAGCAACTCGGAGCCGTCGTGCTCGATGAGGGCGACTGGTGTGATATCGGAACCCCGGAGGCATACCGGGCCGTCCATCAAAAACTCCGGAATACCCATCCCGACCCGATCCATCCGGAAGCCATCATCCACCCCGACGCAACAATCGACAGCTGCATTATCGGCCCCGGAGCCAAAATCGGGGCCCATGCCCGACTCCAAAACTGCATCGTCTGGCCCGGGGTGCACGTCCCCTCTGAACGCTCGGCAAGCGACTCCATTCTTTGCCACTAA
- a CDS encoding phosphotransferase — translation MPTDTLLTAIRTHLDLSPTHTCVIEPITKGASGRTIVRLHPEGFPTYIGIHYTMERKDNANYLPVSEFLRGAKFNVPEVIYDNPGRRVALIEDLGDHDLLSMKEEPWEVREPIYRSALEQLDKLFYTRPPKDLEFQPEFDTDLYRWEQEYFFDQLADELLDMNPAIVDELSEHPALAQMAKDLGASSRNLVHRDFQSQNIIAKDGKAWLIDFQGMRRGRQEYDLASLIYDPYMNHSKEDQQKLLDLWEEVSEEEPIAPILQKCATQRLMQAMGAFAKIGRQPHQEWYLQQIPVAAKILADVVAGSDVEEALSPVIEAVAEHFA, via the coding sequence ATGCCCACAGACACCCTACTCACTGCGATCCGAACCCACCTCGATCTGAGCCCCACCCACACCTGCGTGATCGAACCCATCACCAAAGGAGCATCAGGGCGCACCATCGTCCGCCTGCACCCCGAGGGGTTCCCGACCTACATCGGTATCCACTACACCATGGAGCGCAAAGACAATGCCAACTACCTGCCGGTGTCTGAATTTCTACGCGGAGCCAAGTTCAATGTGCCGGAAGTGATTTATGACAACCCAGGACGCAGGGTCGCCCTGATCGAAGACCTCGGAGACCATGATCTGCTCAGCATGAAAGAGGAACCATGGGAGGTTCGCGAACCCATCTACCGCTCTGCCCTCGAGCAGCTTGACAAACTTTTCTACACTCGTCCCCCCAAGGACCTTGAATTCCAACCGGAGTTCGACACCGATCTCTACCGCTGGGAACAAGAATACTTCTTTGACCAACTTGCCGACGAATTGCTCGACATGAACCCGGCCATCGTCGACGAGCTTTCCGAACACCCGGCTCTTGCCCAAATGGCCAAAGATCTCGGAGCGTCCTCGCGCAACCTCGTCCACCGGGACTTCCAATCCCAAAACATCATCGCCAAAGACGGAAAAGCCTGGCTCATCGATTTCCAGGGGATGCGCCGCGGCCGTCAGGAATACGATCTCGCATCATTGATCTACGATCCCTACATGAACCACAGCAAAGAGGATCAACAAAAACTCCTCGATCTCTGGGAGGAAGTCTCCGAAGAAGAACCCATCGCCCCAATCTTGCAAAAATGCGCCACCCAACGGCTGATGCAAGCCATGGGGGCTTTTGCCAAAATCGGACGTCAACCGCATCAGGAATGGTATCTCCAGCAGATCCCTGTTGCCGCCAAGATTCTCGCCGATGTGGTCGCAGGTTCGGATGTCGAGGAAGCGCTCAGCCCCGTCATTGAGGCCGTCGCCGAGCACTTCGCCTGA
- the argB gene encoding acetylglutamate kinase, translating to MSLDTTIHKASTLIEALPYLQSFRGHTFLIKMGGSAMDDPELVKKVMRDIVFLEVAGINPVVVHGGGKAISAAMAKSGLKAEFIGGFRVTTPEAIEIVEQTLSHTINPGLVEMIRHFGGKAAGVPGTDVFLGERIQAKNDSGQSVDIGRVGQAVGCQLEKMQEALDAEIVPVISPLASELGTGKPLNVNADLAAAALAKQLRATKLVYLSDVPGILSDPSDESSLIPSINPEGAKHLMADGTISGGMLPKIQSALDAIHAGVGKVHFIDGRMPHSLLLEIFTQSGIGTEITGT from the coding sequence ATGTCTCTCGATACCACCATCCACAAAGCGTCCACCCTCATTGAGGCCCTTCCCTACCTGCAATCCTTTCGTGGACATACCTTTCTGATCAAAATGGGAGGATCCGCCATGGATGACCCGGAATTGGTCAAAAAAGTCATGCGCGACATCGTGTTTCTTGAAGTTGCCGGCATCAACCCGGTGGTCGTTCACGGAGGAGGCAAGGCGATCTCCGCAGCCATGGCCAAATCCGGACTGAAGGCCGAATTCATCGGAGGCTTCCGGGTCACAACCCCCGAAGCCATCGAAATCGTCGAACAAACACTCTCCCACACCATCAACCCAGGATTGGTCGAAATGATCAGACATTTCGGTGGCAAAGCCGCCGGAGTCCCGGGAACCGACGTCTTTCTCGGTGAGCGCATCCAAGCGAAAAACGACAGCGGACAATCCGTCGATATCGGTCGCGTCGGCCAGGCCGTCGGCTGCCAATTGGAAAAAATGCAGGAAGCTCTGGACGCCGAAATCGTCCCGGTCATCTCCCCGCTGGCATCCGAGCTAGGCACCGGCAAACCCCTCAACGTCAACGCCGACCTCGCCGCAGCCGCCCTCGCCAAACAACTTCGGGCTACCAAGCTCGTCTACCTTTCCGATGTCCCCGGCATTCTCAGCGACCCCAGCGATGAAAGTTCCCTCATCCCATCCATCAACCCGGAGGGCGCCAAACACCTCATGGCCGACGGCACTATCTCCGGAGGAATGCTGCCAAAAATCCAATCCGCCCTCGATGCCATCCACGCCGGAGTCGGCAAAGTGCACTTCATCGACGGCCGTATGCCCCACTCCCTTTTACTCGAAATCTTCACCCAATCGGGAATCGGCACCGAGATCACCGGAACTTGA
- a CDS encoding TIGR02597 family protein, translating into MKRALKLRVLTSLILPLSLGTSLQAQTTTDPVGVVKITIDAAPSEGASKLTAISATLRNSISHQGSATAIGSFGANVQTLETGVTTWTADQWTTEAHLCYIENAAGAEEAYLITSMDESTGQLTLSTTFDLTARYTATPTFRIVKAWTLGSLFGTDAVPFATASSPTDADNVYAWDGSAWITYFHNGSSWQSPATSFGGDANDTVIFPDEGLLVMRKTTTDVTITINGSVPIKPQISTIPGNGLTFISTRYPVGTTLVQTNIHNHEGWTSASSPTDADIIYIWNNTSNSWTTYWHNGSSWQSPATSFGGNANDEAIAADSAMFIYRKTEASAENAGHTHPMPYTPN; encoded by the coding sequence ATGAAACGCGCGCTCAAACTCAGGGTTCTCACTTCTCTTATCCTTCCCTTGTCCTTGGGAACTTCCCTACAGGCACAAACCACGACCGACCCGGTCGGAGTCGTCAAAATCACCATTGATGCGGCACCGTCAGAAGGAGCTTCCAAACTGACAGCCATCTCCGCCACCCTGCGCAACAGCATCTCCCACCAGGGATCGGCAACGGCCATCGGCAGCTTTGGAGCCAATGTGCAAACACTCGAAACCGGCGTCACCACCTGGACCGCCGACCAATGGACCACAGAAGCCCATCTCTGCTACATCGAAAATGCAGCCGGTGCCGAGGAAGCCTACCTCATCACCTCCATGGATGAAAGCACCGGCCAACTCACCCTCTCCACCACCTTCGACCTCACTGCCCGCTACACCGCCACCCCAACGTTCCGGATTGTGAAAGCGTGGACTCTCGGCTCACTCTTCGGAACAGATGCAGTTCCATTTGCAACTGCAAGCTCACCCACGGATGCTGATAATGTGTATGCTTGGGATGGTTCTGCATGGATCACCTACTTTCACAATGGTTCTTCATGGCAATCACCTGCCACTTCCTTCGGAGGAGATGCTAACGATACAGTAATTTTTCCGGATGAAGGCTTACTGGTAATGAGAAAAACGACTACTGATGTTACGATCACAATCAATGGAAGCGTGCCAATCAAACCCCAAATCAGCACAATTCCTGGAAACGGTCTCACTTTTATCAGTACTCGGTATCCTGTAGGAACCACTCTCGTTCAAACAAATATACACAATCATGAAGGTTGGACCTCGGCCAGCTCCCCAACTGATGCTGATATCATATACATTTGGAACAACACCTCAAATTCATGGACTACCTACTGGCATAACGGATCTTCTTGGCAATCCCCCGCTACCTCCTTTGGAGGAAATGCTAACGATGAAGCTATTGCGGCTGACTCAGCGATGTTCATCTACAGAAAAACAGAGGCCTCCGCGGAAAACGCAGGCCATACACACCCCATGCCATACACTCCGAACTAG
- a CDS encoding PEP-CTERM sorting domain-containing protein encodes MKIPTTSLFAITLLSTYTHLHAASASYWLINNQTGNEFKDQFGVALDSGTPNTENGNGTVFQLGYFSISTSAFTGDWMPIAGLDSANASLTLNIGDFDAQTGSTPIPDGLYSTTVTFDSETGKDVGLPSADTQLAIRFYNGNDPSSNHYNTVTRSGWTFTPLSDQGSTTALDISGASQGTLMWQDGGANAFKTTIVAVPEPASFTLLGLGALGLVFRRRR; translated from the coding sequence ATGAAGATCCCGACGACATCTCTTTTTGCAATCACCCTGCTAAGTACATATACTCATCTGCACGCAGCATCAGCGTCTTACTGGTTAATCAACAACCAAACCGGTAATGAATTTAAAGATCAATTTGGAGTAGCCTTGGATTCTGGAACTCCGAACACTGAAAATGGAAACGGCACAGTTTTTCAATTGGGCTATTTTTCGATCAGCACAAGTGCCTTTACCGGCGATTGGATGCCCATCGCCGGCTTAGATTCGGCCAATGCATCCCTCACTCTCAACATCGGCGATTTTGATGCCCAAACAGGCAGCACTCCGATTCCTGACGGACTCTATTCAACAACGGTCACGTTTGACAGTGAAACAGGCAAAGATGTAGGCCTCCCATCGGCTGATACTCAACTTGCAATCCGCTTCTATAACGGAAATGACCCAAGCTCAAATCACTACAATACAGTAACCCGATCAGGGTGGACATTTACACCCCTCTCTGATCAAGGGTCAACGACTGCCCTTGATATATCTGGAGCTTCGCAAGGAACCTTGATGTGGCAGGACGGTGGAGCCAACGCATTCAAAACCACCATCGTGGCCGTGCCTGAACCGGCAAGCTTCACCTTGCTCGGACTGGGAGCCCTTGGCCTGGTATTCAGGCGCCGTCGGTAA
- a CDS encoding prepilin peptidase gives MPRFFDAMHAVNWQHPLFVVSAFLVGSCVGSFLNVAIYRLPRGLSVNQPKRSFCPQCEKEIPWYRNIPLLTWLLQGGKCAECACRIPFRYFLVELLTACLFLLMWVAFPASPALALFYMALMALLVVVVFVDAELMVIPLSVTWLGTGLGLLAGVLIQEHLRATSWSEGLWMSVLGFLAGFGGLYAVVILGKLAFGKKNMRFDEPVEWMLREPDEEVEGDDTYQELCFVIDGEAHGWSYLFFRDSDRLIIEGSGFRVDGKKIKAKELVIKGDRIEVKGKTLMIEELKSLSGKARQVTIPREAMGMGDVYLMGMLGACLGWQSVLFTVFAACLFSIVLAILGRMGFGSRLPFGPSLAFGAVCWMFWGWQTWDWYFGLLALPPA, from the coding sequence ATGCCGAGATTTTTTGATGCGATGCATGCTGTGAACTGGCAGCATCCTCTGTTTGTGGTATCTGCTTTTCTGGTGGGTTCTTGTGTGGGGTCATTTTTGAATGTTGCGATTTACCGACTCCCGCGCGGGTTATCCGTCAATCAGCCGAAGCGCTCGTTTTGCCCTCAATGTGAAAAGGAGATCCCTTGGTATCGGAACATTCCGCTACTGACCTGGTTATTGCAAGGCGGCAAGTGTGCCGAGTGTGCTTGTCGGATTCCCTTTCGCTATTTTCTCGTGGAGCTGCTGACCGCTTGTTTGTTTTTATTGATGTGGGTGGCCTTTCCCGCATCTCCAGCGCTTGCCTTGTTCTACATGGCGTTGATGGCCTTGCTGGTGGTGGTTGTTTTTGTTGATGCTGAGTTGATGGTGATTCCACTTTCCGTGACCTGGTTGGGGACTGGTCTGGGGTTGTTGGCCGGCGTTTTGATTCAAGAGCATCTGCGGGCTACGTCCTGGAGTGAAGGCTTGTGGATGTCTGTGCTGGGGTTTTTAGCAGGTTTCGGGGGCTTGTATGCGGTGGTGATTCTTGGAAAGCTCGCCTTTGGTAAGAAGAACATGCGCTTTGATGAACCGGTCGAGTGGATGCTGCGTGAGCCCGATGAGGAGGTTGAAGGTGATGACACCTATCAGGAGCTATGTTTTGTGATCGATGGCGAGGCTCACGGCTGGTCGTATTTATTTTTCCGAGACAGTGACCGCCTGATCATTGAGGGAAGTGGGTTCCGGGTGGATGGGAAAAAGATCAAGGCCAAGGAGTTGGTCATCAAGGGGGACCGGATTGAGGTCAAAGGGAAAACCTTGATGATTGAGGAATTAAAGTCGCTGTCCGGCAAAGCTCGCCAAGTGACGATTCCTCGTGAAGCGATGGGCATGGGGGATGTGTATCTGATGGGGATGCTCGGTGCTTGCCTCGGATGGCAGTCGGTCCTGTTTACCGTATTTGCCGCCTGCCTGTTCAGCATTGTCCTCGCCATTTTGGGGCGGATGGGATTTGGCAGTCGTCTGCCGTTTGGCCCCAGCCTTGCCTTTGGTGCTGTGTGCTGGATGTTCTGGGGGTGGCAGACATGGGATTGGTACTTTGGGCTGCTGGCTTTGCCACCCGCATAA